A genome region from Trichosurus vulpecula isolate mTriVul1 chromosome 5, mTriVul1.pri, whole genome shotgun sequence includes the following:
- the PFKM gene encoding ATP-dependent 6-phosphofructokinase, muscle type, with translation MKNDSHLEAKTLGIGKAIAVLTSGGDAQGMNAAVRAVVRVGLFTGARVFFVHEGYQGLVDGGDNIKEANWESVSMIVQLGGTVIGSARCKDFFERSGRLKAACNLVKLGITNLCVIGGDGSLTGADTFRAEWSSLLADLQKEGKITEEEVKKSSYLNIVGLVGSIDNDFCGTDMTIGTDSALHRIIEIVDAITTTAQSHQRTFVLEVMGRHCGYLALITSIACGADWVFVPECPPQDDWEDHLCRRLTETRCRGSRLNIIIVAEGAIDRHGKPISSENIKDLVVKRLGYDTRVTVLGHVQRGGTPSAFDRILGSRMGMEAVMALLEGTPDTPACVVSLCGNQAVRLPLMECVQVTKDVTKAMQNKKFDDAMKLRGRSFQNNWDVYTRLAHVKAPTVSQVKNVVAVMNVGAPAAGMNAAVRSSVRIGLIQGNHVLVVHDGFEGLAKGQIEEVGWTYVGGWTGQGGSKLGTKRTLPKKLFKEISANITKFKIQGLIIIGGFEAYTGALELMEGRAKFEELCIPYVVIPATVSNNVPGSDFSVGADTALNAICMTCDRLKQSAEGTKRRVFIIETMGGYCGYLATMAGLAAGADAAYIFEEPFNIHDLQANVEHLVQKMKSTVKRGLIVRNEKCNENYTTDFIFNLYSEEGKGIFDSRKNVLGHMQQGGSPSPFDRNFATKMGAKAMTWMSTKIQESIRNGRVFANSPDSACVLGMRRRALIFQPLPDLKEETDFEHRIPKEQWWMRIRPLLKILAKYDTDLDTTEHAHLEHVKRVSGDSTSP, from the exons ATGAAGAATGACTCACATCTTGAGGCAAAAACACTGGGTATTGGCAAGGCCATTGCTGTGCTCACCTCTGGGGGAGATGCCCAAG GTATGAATGCTGCTGTCCGAGCTGTGGTACGTGTTGGGCTCTTCACCGGAGCAAGGGTTTTCTTTGTCCATGAG GGTTATCAAGGTCTGGTAGATGGTGGAGATAACATCAAAGAGGCCAACTGGGAAAGTGTTTCCATGATCGTCCAGCTG GGAGGCACAGTGATAGGTAGTGCCCGGTGCAAAGATTTCTTTGAACGTTCAGGTCGACTTAAGGCCGCCTGCAATCTTGTGAAACTTGGGATTACCAATTTATGTGTCATTGGGGGTGATGGCAGCCTCACTGGAGCAGACACTTTCCGTGCTGAATGGAGTAGCTTGTTGGCCGACTTACAGAAAGAAG GCAAGATCACAGAAGAAGAAGTGAAGAAGTCCAGCTACCTGAATATCGTGGGCTTGGTTGGCTCCATCGACAACGACTTCTGTGGCACAGACATGACCATCGGTACTGATTCTGCCCTACACCGCATCATAGAGATTGTGGATGCTATTACCACCACAGCCCAAAG TCACCAGAGGACTTTTGTGTTGGAGGTGATGGGCCGGCACTGTGG ATATCTCGCCCTGATCACCTCTATTGCCTGTGGAGCTGATTGGGTTTTTGTTCCTGAGTGTCCACCACAAGATGATTGGGAGGATCATCTTTGCCGCCGGCTCACTGAG ACAAGGTGCCGTGGTTCCCGTCTCAACATCATCATCGTGGCTGAAGGAGCAATTGACAGGCATGGGAAACCCATCTCATCTGAGAACATCAAGGAT CTGGTGGTGAAGCGTTTGGGATATGACACACGTGTCACCGTCCTGGGACACGTGCAACGGGGTGGTACCCCTTCAGCTTTTGACCGAATTTTG GGTAGCAGAATGGGGATGGAGGCTGTGATGGCATTGTTGGAGGGAACACCAGATACCCCTGCTTGTGTAGTAAGCCTCTGTGGTAACCAGGCTGTGCGTCTACCACTCATGGAATGTGTCCAGGTG ACCAAAGATGTGACTAAGGCCATGCAAAATAAGAAGTTTGATGATGCCATGAAGCTTAGAGGCCG GAGCTTCCAGAACAACTGGGATGTATACACTCGGCTAGCTCATGTCAAAGCCCCTACAGTTAGCCAG GTTAAGAATGTAGTGGCTGTGATGAATGTAGGAGCCCCAGCTGCAGGCATGAATGCAGCTGTTCGTTCTTCTGTGAGAATCGGGCTCATCCAGGGCAACCACGTGCTGGTTGTACATGACGGCTTCGAGGGGCTGGCCAAGGGTCAG ATTGAGGAAGTTGGCTGGACCTATGTTGGAGGCTGGACCGGGCAAGGTGGCTCTAAACTTGGAACCAAGAG GACTCTGCCCAAGAAGCTCTTTAAGGAGATCAGTGCTAACATCACCAAGTTTAAAATCCAGGGCCTGATCATTATTGGGGGCTTTGAG gcATACACAGGAGCTTTGGAATTGATGGAGGGCCGTGCAAAGTTTGAGGAGCTCTGTATCCCATATGTAGTCATTCCTGCTACTGTTTCCAACAATGTACCTGGCTCTGACTTCAGTGTTGGAGCTGACACGGCACTCAATGCCATCTGCATG ACTTGTGACCGACTCAAGCAGTCAGCAGAAGGTACCAAGCGACGTGTGTTCATCATTGAGACCATGGGTGGTTACTGTGGCTACCTGGCTACCATGGCAGGCCTAGCAGCTGGGGCTGATGCTGCTTACATCTTTGAGGAGCCCTTTAATATTCATGACTTGCAG GCAAATGTTGAACATCTGGTGCAAAAGATGAAGTCGACAGTGAAGAGGGGATTGATTGTAAG GAATGAGAAGTGCAATGAAAATTATACCACTGATTTTATCTTCAACCTGTACTCAGAAGAAGGGAAAGGCATCTTCGATAGCAGGAAGAATGTGCTGGGCCACATGCAACAG GGTGGAAGTCCAAGTCCATTTGATAGAAACTTTGCTACTAAGATGGGAGCCAAGGCTATGACCTGGATGTCAACAAAAATCCAAGAAAGTATCCGCAATG GGCGTGTTTTTGCCAATTCACCCGATTCAGCATGTGTACTGGGGATGCGTAGGAGGGCCTTGATCTTCCAACCATTGCCTGAcctcaaagaagaaacagactttGA ACACAGGATCCCTAAGGAGCAGTGGTGGATGAGGATTCGGCCTCTTCTCAAAATCCTGGCCAAATATGATACTGACCTGGACACTACAGAACATGCTCACCTGGAACATGTCAAGCGTGTATCTGGAGACTCTACAAGCCCCTGA